Proteins from a genomic interval of Psychrobacter urativorans:
- a CDS encoding DUF4124 domain-containing protein: MTLLSTSPRLTKMAAATGNKSSGKKSSRKNSLLNGILLGMVVFYAPLTNASSIYKVIDQQTGRVTFTDNVQKYEQQTGKKISQTGITTETHAHSATSGQSGTANTESSASTQTIGAAQNTSTATKAPRVNYQLTMTEPSEERAYHRPAQNIVVNVQLKPALQAGDSVSIYLDGNQVTQGLSASIATVDLLPGAHTIKVVVSNEKGQSVAQVSRTVYVLQNTAMLQNNKKIAQQLLAYEQLPWHQKVLLKLRQDGKQPNIQSSAKPQADTPMTLEQPAIK, from the coding sequence ATGACTCTATTATCCACATCGCCACGACTGACGAAGATGGCAGCGGCTACAGGCAATAAATCATCAGGCAAGAAGTCATCACGTAAAAATAGCCTGCTAAATGGTATCCTGCTGGGTATGGTAGTTTTTTACGCACCATTAACCAATGCCTCCTCTATTTATAAAGTGATTGATCAGCAAACAGGGCGTGTGACGTTTACGGACAATGTACAAAAATATGAGCAGCAAACAGGCAAGAAAATTAGCCAAACGGGCATTACTACTGAAACCCATGCTCATAGCGCAACGAGTGGTCAATCAGGTACGGCTAATACTGAGTCGAGTGCATCGACACAAACCATTGGCGCCGCACAAAATACCTCAACGGCAACCAAAGCGCCCCGAGTAAATTATCAGTTGACCATGACTGAACCCAGCGAAGAACGTGCTTATCATCGTCCGGCACAAAATATCGTCGTCAACGTACAACTCAAGCCTGCGCTGCAAGCTGGTGATAGTGTGAGTATCTACTTAGATGGTAATCAGGTCACCCAAGGCTTAAGCGCATCAATCGCTACGGTAGATCTCTTGCCTGGTGCGCATACTATCAAAGTAGTGGTGAGCAATGAGAAAGGGCAGAGCGTGGCGCAAGTTTCGCGCACTGTCTACGTGCTTCAAAATACGGCAATGTTGCAAAATAACAAGAAAATTGCCCAACAGCTTTTAGCGTATGAGCAGTTGCCATGGCATCAAAAGGTATTATTGAAATTGCGCCAAGATGGTAAACAACCCAATATACAATCATCCGCTAAGCCGCAAGCGGATACACCGATGACACTTGAGCAGCCAGCAATTAAATAA
- the serC gene encoding 3-phosphoserine/phosphohydroxythreonine transaminase, which yields MTTSTAPHRLPNFCAGPAAIPTPVLMRAQEELLDWQGRGLSVMEMSHRSKDYIAITQKAETQLRSLMEIPDNYKVLFLQGGASLQFSAIPLNLLNGGRADYLTTGAWSGKAIKEAQRYAALGLGEINLVATGKESNFTDVPAQSEWNISDDASYFHYCANETIHGLQIFEPPQVDAPIIVDMSSCILSQPIDVSKFGMIYAGAQKNIGPAGLVIVIIREDLLGQASEWCPMLLNYEHQVDKESMSNTPATYSWYLAGLVFDWLEEQGGIAAIGKINQQKAALLYDTIDNSTFYNNPVAPKHRSIMNVPFTLAYSNLDKVFLEESEKAGLLNLKGHRDVGGMRASIYNAVPLEWVQLLVDFMKDFEKKYA from the coding sequence ATGACCACATCAACCGCCCCGCATCGCCTACCGAATTTCTGTGCAGGTCCGGCAGCCATTCCTACCCCTGTCTTAATGCGTGCCCAAGAGGAACTGCTAGATTGGCAAGGTCGCGGACTGTCAGTGATGGAAATGAGCCATCGCAGTAAGGATTATATTGCCATTACCCAAAAGGCAGAAACTCAGCTGCGCTCGTTGATGGAGATTCCAGATAATTATAAAGTGCTGTTTTTGCAAGGTGGCGCAAGTTTGCAGTTTTCTGCTATTCCGCTGAATCTATTAAATGGTGGACGTGCCGATTACCTAACCACAGGGGCGTGGTCAGGTAAAGCCATAAAAGAGGCACAACGTTATGCCGCGCTAGGCTTAGGTGAGATTAACTTAGTCGCAACGGGCAAAGAGAGTAACTTTACGGATGTGCCTGCGCAAAGTGAGTGGAATATTAGTGACGATGCGTCTTATTTTCATTATTGTGCCAATGAGACCATTCACGGTTTACAAATATTTGAGCCACCACAAGTTGATGCGCCTATCATCGTTGATATGTCATCTTGTATTTTGTCACAGCCGATAGACGTGTCAAAGTTTGGTATGATTTACGCTGGTGCGCAAAAAAATATTGGTCCTGCAGGATTGGTTATTGTCATCATTCGCGAGGATTTATTAGGGCAGGCGAGTGAGTGGTGTCCTATGCTGCTTAATTACGAACATCAAGTAGATAAAGAGTCGATGTCCAATACCCCAGCCACTTATTCTTGGTATTTAGCTGGCTTAGTATTTGACTGGTTAGAAGAGCAGGGTGGCATTGCTGCTATTGGTAAAATTAATCAGCAAAAAGCGGCATTATTGTACGATACCATTGATAACAGCACTTTTTATAATAACCCAGTAGCGCCTAAACATCGCTCTATCATGAACGTGCCGTTTACCCTAGCATACAGTAATCTTGATAAAGTATTCTTAGAAGAATCAGAAAAAGCAGGCTTGCTTAATCTAAAAGGTCATCGTGATGTGGGCGGTATGCGAGCCAGTATCTATAATGCCGTACCGCTTGAGTGGGTACAGCTGTTGGTCGACTTTATGAAAGATTTTGAAAAAAAATACGCCTAA
- a CDS encoding SIMPL domain-containing protein (The SIMPL domain is named for its presence in mouse protein SIMPL (signalling molecule that associates with mouse pelle-like kinase). Bacterial member BP26, from Brucella, was shown to assemble into a channel-like structure, while YggE from E. coli has been associated with resistance to oxidative stress.): MKNTLLNKLFMASSAACLLTFAMTGAQAAPTGYDQLSFQTEVKEEVANDEVRASLYKKLQATDAKTLATQLNTAVNKALNIAKRYPSVTVSTGQQSTYPRYDKNEKIIGWTGQANIDIKSTDFAATSQLIADLQETLVMNNLNFGVSDSKKDAIEQKLMTSASRAFQLQAKNLTRAWDASSYRVVTVNLNTNNNNYPRPMYSMKAAAMEDSVPSQSFESGNSTISVTAGGTIELTR; encoded by the coding sequence ATGAAAAACACTCTATTAAACAAATTATTTATGGCATCTAGTGCTGCCTGCCTTCTTACTTTTGCCATGACAGGAGCGCAAGCCGCCCCAACTGGTTATGACCAACTCAGCTTTCAAACAGAAGTCAAAGAAGAAGTAGCAAATGATGAAGTACGCGCCAGTTTATATAAAAAACTGCAAGCCACTGATGCCAAAACGTTAGCAACACAGCTTAATACCGCGGTAAATAAAGCGTTAAACATTGCTAAGCGCTATCCTAGCGTCACGGTCAGCACCGGACAGCAAAGCACCTATCCACGCTATGATAAAAACGAAAAAATTATCGGCTGGACTGGACAAGCCAATATCGACATAAAAAGTACCGACTTTGCAGCGACTAGCCAGCTGATTGCCGATTTGCAAGAAACATTGGTCATGAACAATCTCAACTTTGGGGTTTCAGATAGTAAGAAAGATGCCATAGAACAAAAACTGATGACCAGTGCCTCGCGCGCCTTTCAACTACAAGCAAAAAACTTAACCCGTGCTTGGGATGCAAGTAGCTATCGCGTAGTAACGGTCAACCTTAATACCAACAATAATAACTATCCACGCCCAATGTACAGCATGAAAGCAGCAGCCATGGAAGACTCAGTACCAAGCCAAAGCTTTGAGTCGGGTAATAGCACTATTTCGGTGACGGCAGGTGGTACGATTGAATTGACAAGATAG
- a CDS encoding LemA family protein, translated as MKTFVWLFIAVTMLVIVVGVTIFNQLVRGRNQAKNGFAQIDVQLKRRHDLIPNLVETAKRYLAHEEETLTRVISARNRAQNLQDSSKHQPESLEHMALFAQAEGMLSKALGQFYAVVEAYPELKADSLIKELMDELTNTENRIGFARQHYNDSVMFYNNNREVFPNNLVSTTFGFRPLSPLVFADKAMISQAPKVNFNQ; from the coding sequence ATGAAAACGTTCGTTTGGTTATTTATTGCAGTGACGATGTTGGTAATTGTGGTTGGGGTGACGATATTTAATCAATTGGTACGTGGACGTAATCAGGCAAAAAATGGCTTTGCGCAAATAGATGTGCAGCTAAAGCGCCGTCATGATTTGATTCCTAATTTGGTGGAAACCGCAAAGCGCTATTTAGCGCATGAGGAAGAGACGCTCACACGGGTCATTAGTGCCCGTAATCGTGCCCAAAATCTGCAAGATTCTAGCAAGCATCAGCCTGAATCGTTGGAACATATGGCGCTGTTTGCGCAAGCAGAAGGGATGCTGTCCAAAGCGCTCGGGCAGTTTTATGCGGTTGTGGAGGCGTATCCTGAGCTAAAAGCGGACAGCTTAATTAAAGAGTTGATGGATGAGTTGACCAATACCGAGAATCGCATCGGTTTTGCGCGTCAGCATTATAATGACAGTGTGATGTTTTATAATAATAATCGCGAAGTGTTTCCAAATAATTTAGTGAGTACGACCTTTGGTTTTCGTCCGTTAAGTCCATTGGTATTTGCCGATAAAGCAATGATTAGCCAAGCGCCTAAGGTTAATTTTAATCAGTAA
- a CDS encoding extracellular solute-binding protein produces the protein MLTKIMPKKNKLITAILLSLTIGWVSSSVAAPITTSALGHNSTAEYVDAPFMPYANPNAPTGGTLSLDVRGTFNSANKWMTTGVAMIGTDYLYDTLMTGSLNEAFTMYPQLATSVTYDPDDSSWIIYHINPKARFWDGTPVTSSDVKATYDALLTKGPMFVRSYLGDIKEVKTLDKQQVKFIFKSNDNKEILLTVGQFPIFAKSSIDANFEKISLTPLMGSGPYQLGRVDVGRSVSYVRDPNYWGRELMVNRGRYNFDMIKFVYYQSDEIAFEGFKSGQYRFRPENKASNWATGYNFPAVKAGLINKESITSQNPVPMQGLVMNIRRPIFQDIRVRQALTAAYDFEWMNKTLFYGQYERLQSFFHGSELAAMGTPSSAEMQIITPLLSKLEPLQRQAVLDEWQLPASDGGGFNRQELLKARQLLLDAGFYYKNMQLYQPDGKRAEIEVLMTGDTMGRVLLPYIRNLTRLGFDTQLRQVDGPQYYERMRNFDYDMTVDVFAQSLSPGAEQAAFWGSIAADEAGNNNTIGIKNEAIDSVIAKLSDAKSREDIVLYTHVLDRLLRAGYYLVPLYGKSETNVAYWNQYRHAEKLPTNAVGIDYWWVDKKAEARVDKYLGQ, from the coding sequence ATGCTCACAAAAATAATGCCCAAAAAAAATAAGCTGATAACAGCCATTCTGCTCAGCCTAACTATCGGCTGGGTATCTAGCAGTGTTGCTGCACCCATTACGACGTCGGCACTTGGACATAATAGTACCGCTGAGTATGTTGATGCGCCCTTTATGCCTTACGCCAATCCAAATGCCCCAACGGGCGGCACGCTGTCACTTGATGTACGCGGCACTTTTAATAGCGCCAATAAATGGATGACGACTGGCGTAGCGATGATTGGCACCGATTATCTCTATGATACCTTGATGACGGGCTCCTTAAACGAAGCCTTTACCATGTATCCGCAGCTGGCAACGAGCGTTACTTATGACCCTGATGACAGCAGTTGGATTATTTATCACATCAATCCAAAAGCACGGTTTTGGGATGGCACACCGGTTACCAGTAGCGACGTTAAGGCGACTTATGACGCATTATTGACTAAAGGTCCCATGTTTGTTCGCAGCTATTTGGGTGATATTAAAGAGGTTAAAACCCTTGATAAGCAACAAGTAAAATTCATCTTTAAATCTAATGATAATAAGGAAATATTACTCACGGTTGGTCAATTTCCAATTTTTGCCAAGTCCTCTATTGATGCCAATTTTGAAAAAATAAGCTTAACGCCATTGATGGGTAGTGGTCCTTATCAGCTCGGACGTGTTGATGTTGGGCGCTCCGTCAGCTATGTGCGTGACCCAAATTATTGGGGTCGCGAGCTAATGGTCAATCGGGGTCGCTATAATTTTGATATGATTAAGTTCGTCTATTATCAGAGTGATGAGATTGCTTTTGAAGGCTTTAAATCAGGTCAATATCGCTTTCGTCCCGAAAACAAAGCCTCTAACTGGGCAACAGGATATAATTTCCCTGCTGTCAAAGCAGGATTGATTAATAAAGAATCGATAACCAGTCAAAATCCAGTGCCCATGCAAGGGCTTGTCATGAATATACGCCGACCGATTTTTCAAGATATTCGCGTCCGCCAAGCCTTAACGGCGGCGTATGACTTTGAATGGATGAATAAAACTTTATTTTATGGTCAGTATGAGCGCCTGCAAAGCTTTTTTCATGGCTCAGAGCTTGCCGCAATGGGCACACCATCAAGTGCAGAAATGCAAATTATAACGCCTTTATTATCAAAGCTTGAACCGCTACAGCGCCAAGCGGTATTGGATGAATGGCAATTGCCTGCGAGTGATGGCGGCGGTTTTAATCGTCAAGAATTATTAAAGGCGCGGCAATTATTATTAGATGCCGGATTTTATTATAAAAATATGCAGCTGTATCAACCAGATGGTAAGCGTGCCGAGATTGAAGTGTTAATGACGGGCGATACCATGGGGCGGGTATTGCTGCCTTATATTCGTAATTTAACGCGCTTAGGTTTTGATACCCAATTACGCCAAGTTGATGGACCACAGTACTACGAGCGCATGCGCAACTTTGATTATGATATGACCGTTGATGTGTTTGCGCAGAGTTTATCTCCCGGTGCTGAGCAAGCGGCTTTTTGGGGCAGTATTGCCGCTGATGAGGCGGGTAATAATAATACCATCGGTATTAAAAATGAGGCTATTGATAGCGTTATCGCTAAACTTAGTGATGCCAAAAGTCGTGAAGATATTGTCTTATATACTCATGTGCTTGACCGTTTATTGCGGGCTGGATATTATTTAGTCCCGTTATATGGTAAGTCAGAAACCAATGTTGCCTACTGGAATCAATATCGTCATGCTGAAAAACTACCGACGAATGCGGTTGGTATTGATTACTGGTGGGTCGATAAAAAAGCGGAAGCACGCGTTGATAAATATCTTGGACAATAA
- a CDS encoding M48 family metalloprotease, which yields MLAGFEQDERIDFFAEQRTRTRRSLLLYGLFLLIVLAHMAVALGIMALLLTVFTGGIYHWVLVLVIIWTLFSFIIGSFLEYRRLKAGGRAIAQRVGAIRLFIDNSHDAWEHSQGIAHQHESLMPVRYTSRHIAVRHERDFPAVYRRYYEFAQQLAIASGLTMPILYVLPNEQGINGFVAGRHSNDMVMVVTQGALDKLSDEALYGLIGHEYGHILHGDAKFNLQLMVVLAGLQLLYDWSNSINNFSAQGTSRHTSYFDDAVNQTMPLSQREVDARARSTEAQTANFTSHSEWVTYWQSQSQSQFQIQHRALSTHSLSLLTSSSAEPDRSSPRNIWTLIVHAFSFSSMASAQLIKHSFNRERELLADATSIQLTRSPAILETLKAIHQDPLGSRLSDTTDINGLSHFFFASSGADLGDVSWFATHPSLSERMSAINANAYQDFAVQVAQQKRLNQQKIKEIYEQRRLGDWSERYASINLNNFPINNNTKADAEQVISPDNNTLAEPAGLTQPEDNEEGLSFKQEVDVIIDGRLQVNIAADKDMIAQELLKPWQALPDNDLPADKLVELADIQQVSLPHYLLNHSHHPLGALALIEAVMLCHQDHALSTATTYSLTDIWCGLAQSGAAAENSDNNLVANLHHLILPHTIDAKLLEIVATLDRRLDSSLIAIALNQLRKQDLSLLTIEQLQQQSLMSHRFQDQQHYEQQQKCRAMLLRYQQGFIKLFNHQLTADLTSSQPCCQHSMTDIQSEIAPTKNKTLSIISLWQALHLQQLLPVLSQVLGSNNGADNKGHDNKKNADKENADKKNDNKPISDRAYSAVLQARLPDSIAQLDPSGNIFAGLSTGKRTMLIVFAYRLAKDAVLKNKRQDQIKAYLSNHNICYVTDLRRHARLIDIDLSVVKDADLQWLLLTAQRLNSIQLFAIIDTIAAYTPEPRTTASTADNSHNNRPTSSQIAYNTHRLWLSTLHTVMLHDTIISQDEYDCLTLLAEHWLGVRQLCD from the coding sequence ATGTTGGCTGGGTTTGAGCAAGATGAACGCATAGATTTTTTTGCTGAACAGCGTACCCGCACGCGGCGTAGTCTATTGCTCTATGGGTTATTTTTGCTCATTGTCTTGGCGCATATGGCAGTAGCGCTAGGTATTATGGCGTTATTATTAACCGTTTTTACTGGCGGCATTTATCATTGGGTGTTGGTGCTGGTTATTATTTGGACGTTATTTAGCTTCATTATCGGAAGTTTTTTAGAATATCGTCGCCTAAAGGCAGGCGGACGCGCCATTGCTCAGCGGGTCGGAGCGATTCGCTTATTTATTGATAATAGCCATGACGCTTGGGAGCATAGTCAGGGCATAGCGCATCAGCACGAATCGTTAATGCCTGTGCGCTATACCTCGCGGCATATCGCGGTGCGTCATGAGCGTGATTTTCCAGCGGTGTACCGACGCTATTATGAGTTTGCACAGCAGTTAGCCATTGCTTCGGGATTGACCATGCCGATATTGTATGTGCTGCCTAATGAGCAAGGGATTAATGGCTTTGTGGCAGGTCGGCACAGCAATGATATGGTGATGGTCGTCACGCAAGGGGCGCTCGATAAGTTGTCCGATGAGGCGCTATATGGTCTTATTGGGCATGAGTATGGGCATATTTTGCACGGCGATGCGAAGTTTAATCTACAGTTAATGGTCGTGCTGGCAGGGTTGCAATTACTCTATGATTGGAGTAATTCAATCAATAATTTTTCTGCTCAAGGGACGTCACGACATACCAGTTACTTTGATGACGCGGTTAATCAAACTATGCCGTTATCTCAACGAGAGGTTGATGCTAGAGCGCGCAGTACAGAAGCACAGACAGCGAATTTCACCTCGCATAGTGAATGGGTCACTTATTGGCAATCTCAGTCACAGTCTCAATTTCAAATACAACACCGAGCTTTATCAACCCATTCTTTATCCCTATTAACCTCTAGTAGCGCTGAGCCTGATCGTAGCTCACCGCGTAATATTTGGACGTTAATCGTCCACGCTTTTAGCTTTTCGAGTATGGCAAGTGCGCAATTAATTAAGCACAGTTTTAACCGTGAGCGCGAGCTATTGGCGGACGCGACCAGTATTCAGCTCACGCGTTCGCCTGCTATTTTAGAAACCTTAAAAGCCATTCATCAAGACCCATTAGGCTCACGGTTATCGGACACCACCGATATTAACGGGCTGAGTCACTTCTTTTTTGCCAGTAGTGGCGCAGATTTAGGCGACGTATCATGGTTTGCTACCCATCCGAGCTTGTCTGAACGTATGAGCGCGATTAATGCCAACGCTTATCAAGACTTTGCGGTACAAGTGGCGCAGCAGAAACGCTTAAACCAACAAAAAATTAAAGAAATCTATGAGCAGCGTCGGTTGGGTGATTGGAGTGAACGCTATGCTAGTATTAACCTTAATAATTTCCCTATCAATAACAATACTAAAGCCGACGCTGAACAAGTAATTTCACCTGATAATAATACATTGGCTGAACCTGCTGGCTTAACTCAGCCGGAAGATAACGAAGAAGGATTGTCTTTTAAACAAGAAGTGGATGTGATTATTGATGGGCGTTTACAGGTTAATATTGCCGCTGATAAGGATATGATTGCGCAGGAATTGTTAAAACCGTGGCAAGCATTGCCTGATAATGACTTACCTGCTGATAAACTTGTAGAGTTGGCGGATATTCAGCAAGTGTCTCTACCACATTATCTGCTGAATCACAGTCACCATCCGCTAGGCGCACTGGCACTGATTGAAGCTGTAATGTTGTGTCACCAAGATCATGCTTTATCGACGGCTACTACCTATAGTCTCACTGATATTTGGTGCGGTTTGGCTCAATCAGGCGCTGCAGCAGAAAATTCAGATAATAATTTAGTTGCTAACCTCCATCACTTAATATTACCGCATACTATCGATGCCAAGCTCTTAGAAATAGTCGCCACTCTGGATAGGCGTTTAGATAGTAGTTTAATAGCCATCGCACTGAATCAGTTACGCAAACAGGACTTATCACTCCTGACGATAGAGCAGTTGCAGCAGCAAAGTCTAATGAGTCATCGTTTTCAAGATCAGCAACATTATGAACAACAGCAAAAATGTCGTGCGATGCTATTACGTTATCAGCAAGGGTTTATCAAGCTATTTAATCATCAATTAACTGCTGATTTAACTTCCAGTCAACCTTGTTGTCAACATAGCATGACCGATATACAGTCAGAAATAGCGCCAACTAAAAATAAAACCTTATCTATTATATCTTTGTGGCAAGCGCTACATTTGCAGCAGTTACTGCCTGTATTATCACAAGTATTAGGTTCTAATAACGGTGCTGATAACAAGGGGCATGATAATAAGAAAAATGCGGATAAGGAAAATGCTGATAAGAAAAACGATAATAAGCCGATAAGCGATAGAGCCTATTCGGCTGTTTTGCAAGCTAGATTACCGGATAGTATTGCTCAGCTTGATCCATCAGGGAATATTTTTGCAGGATTAAGTACTGGTAAGCGTACTATGTTGATTGTATTTGCCTATCGCCTTGCTAAAGATGCCGTGTTAAAAAATAAGCGTCAAGACCAAATAAAGGCATATTTATCAAACCATAATATCTGTTATGTCACAGATTTAAGACGCCATGCCCGTTTAATTGATATCGATTTATCAGTAGTAAAGGATGCCGATTTACAATGGTTATTATTAACCGCGCAACGCCTAAATAGTATTCAGCTATTTGCCATTATTGATACGATAGCAGCCTATACACCTGAGCCAAGAACGACAGCATCTACTGCGGATAACTCACATAACAACCGGCCAACTAGCAGCCAAATAGCTTATAATACGCACCGGCTATGGCTGAGCACCTTGCATACCGTCATGTTGCACGATACGATCATCAGTCAAGACGAATATGACTGCTTGACCTTATTAGCAGAGCATTGGCTTGGCGTCCGTCAGTTATGCGATTGA